In Gimesia benthica, a single window of DNA contains:
- a CDS encoding cytochrome oxidase, which yields MNQRRTCLVTGLLCLIMGHSLLAAPDPAPFVSGFDRFGRHEELPKGTAGRLLISELSCAACHPTTQSALQPKGGPRLDGVGNRLQRKWVTEFLSAPHVTKAGTTMPDVLHGLPANEKASTIQALTAFLMSQQKPFPTIKATGANPVPYEFWNKGNVARGRELYHKIGCVACHETDEDYEPGETKFSPNDKLLAQLDPEDIKELGLAAAVRPVNSVPHPDLTAKYTPQALTFFLLNPEQTRPAGRMPQLKLAAVEAADIAAYLLRNQQPGAATAATSSDSAELITAGKKQFVELRCVNCHQVDQLKPTFSARPLNQLQTTAAASCFHNPQRKMPAYPLDELQQTAIKESLAALKQNENPSVANQLAFQLLQFNCYACHERDKQGGVGFNRKPYFETAGHVDLGDEGRIPPTLTGIGFKLQKGWLSKVLKGKGDIRPHMHARMPIFPGKEIAALPNQFEKVDRPQKRSETDVFPQHAQLAPAGRSMLETGCIQCHPIRGESMPGVVGTDLGEVTSRVHAQWFHDFLLDPASLKERTRMPTFFPDGKSQNKDVLKGDVEQQIAAIWAYLKAGDKQPLPEKILAAKSKNYELVPDKKPIILRTFMEEAGTHAIAVGFPQKVHVAFDAEQVRPALAWKGRFLDAQGTWFIRFAPPADPLGDALMQFPSGPPVAFLKQTEEVWPESKPGTDSLQFRGYRIDKQGVPTFLYRYQGIDIEDRLEATARQTLKRRLTIKAVSQPKTVGTLWFRGLTGKNLKTVDPTTRQNEDGLRVSVAEAFAKAGQERTRDKLSEWLIPVPLTEDTTIEVTYQW from the coding sequence ATGAATCAACGAAGGACCTGCCTGGTGACAGGACTTTTGTGCCTGATCATGGGCCATTCCCTGCTTGCCGCTCCCGATCCGGCCCCCTTTGTTTCCGGCTTCGACCGCTTCGGACGCCATGAGGAACTTCCGAAGGGGACTGCAGGCCGACTGTTGATCAGCGAACTGAGCTGCGCCGCCTGTCATCCCACAACACAGTCTGCCCTGCAGCCCAAGGGCGGCCCCCGACTCGATGGCGTCGGCAATCGTCTGCAGCGGAAGTGGGTTACAGAATTCCTGTCCGCCCCGCATGTCACCAAGGCGGGCACCACGATGCCCGACGTCCTGCACGGTCTGCCTGCGAACGAAAAAGCATCCACCATCCAGGCCCTGACCGCGTTTCTGATGTCCCAACAGAAACCGTTTCCCACAATCAAAGCCACCGGCGCCAATCCGGTCCCCTACGAATTCTGGAACAAAGGGAATGTGGCGCGGGGCCGCGAACTCTATCACAAAATCGGCTGCGTCGCCTGTCATGAAACCGATGAAGACTACGAACCGGGTGAAACCAAATTTTCGCCCAACGACAAACTGCTGGCCCAGCTCGATCCGGAAGACATCAAAGAGCTCGGACTGGCGGCGGCTGTCCGTCCGGTGAATTCGGTTCCGCACCCGGATCTCACTGCGAAGTACACGCCACAGGCTCTGACCTTCTTCCTGCTCAATCCGGAACAGACACGTCCCGCCGGTCGCATGCCCCAGTTGAAACTCGCCGCTGTGGAAGCAGCAGACATCGCCGCCTACCTGCTCCGAAATCAGCAACCCGGGGCCGCGACAGCTGCTACCAGCAGTGACTCTGCAGAACTGATCACCGCCGGCAAGAAACAGTTCGTCGAACTCAGATGCGTGAACTGCCATCAGGTCGACCAGTTAAAACCGACGTTCTCTGCCCGGCCTCTGAACCAGTTACAGACGACCGCCGCTGCCAGCTGTTTTCACAATCCCCAACGGAAGATGCCCGCCTATCCTCTGGATGAACTCCAGCAGACGGCGATCAAAGAATCTCTCGCCGCTCTGAAGCAAAATGAAAATCCATCTGTTGCAAACCAGCTGGCCTTTCAGCTCCTGCAGTTCAACTGCTACGCCTGCCACGAGCGTGACAAACAGGGGGGTGTCGGCTTTAACCGGAAACCGTATTTTGAAACCGCAGGTCATGTCGACCTGGGTGATGAAGGTCGGATTCCCCCCACGCTGACAGGCATCGGTTTCAAGCTGCAGAAGGGTTGGCTGTCGAAGGTTCTCAAAGGCAAAGGGGATATTCGCCCACACATGCACGCCCGCATGCCGATCTTCCCTGGTAAGGAAATTGCAGCGCTACCCAATCAGTTTGAGAAAGTCGATCGTCCACAAAAGCGATCTGAAACAGACGTCTTCCCTCAACATGCGCAGCTGGCCCCCGCCGGTCGCAGCATGCTGGAGACCGGCTGTATTCAGTGTCATCCGATCCGGGGGGAAAGTATGCCGGGTGTGGTTGGTACGGACCTCGGCGAGGTCACCAGTCGCGTGCATGCCCAGTGGTTTCACGACTTCCTGCTCGATCCCGCATCTCTCAAAGAGCGCACCCGCATGCCGACCTTCTTCCCTGATGGCAAGAGCCAGAACAAGGACGTACTCAAAGGGGATGTAGAACAACAGATCGCCGCGATCTGGGCGTACCTCAAAGCGGGAGACAAACAGCCGCTACCGGAAAAGATTCTCGCCGCCAAGTCGAAGAATTACGAACTGGTGCCCGACAAAAAGCCGATCATCCTGCGAACCTTTATGGAAGAGGCAGGCACACATGCGATTGCCGTGGGCTTCCCGCAGAAAGTCCATGTTGCCTTTGACGCCGAACAGGTTCGCCCTGCCCTGGCCTGGAAAGGACGCTTCCTCGACGCACAGGGAACCTGGTTCATCCGCTTTGCCCCACCGGCAGATCCGCTGGGTGATGCACTGATGCAGTTTCCTTCAGGGCCACCGGTCGCGTTCCTCAAACAGACAGAAGAGGTCTGGCCTGAATCCAAACCGGGAACGGATTCGCTGCAGTTCCGAGGCTATCGCATCGACAAGCAGGGCGTGCCCACGTTTCTTTACCGCTACCAGGGAATCGACATCGAAGACCGCCTGGAAGCGACTGCCAGGCAGACACTGAAACGACGACTGACCATCAAAGCGGTCTCGCAACCAAAGACTGTCGGCACGCTCTGGTTCCGCGGACTGACGGGGAAGAACCTGAAAACCGTTGATCCGACCACGCGACAAAACGAAGACGGCCTGCGTGTCTCCGTTGCAGAAGCCTTCGCCAAAGCAGGTCAAGAACGAACCCGGGACAAGCTCAGCGAATGGCTGATCCCCGTGCCCCTGACAGAAGACACCACGATTGAGGTGACATACCAATGGTAA
- a CDS encoding site-2 protease family protein, which produces MSIGAQNYSNQPLHLRMRADLQVQPLQFGGKTYWGIKDPFSLQYYQLRDEEYFILKQLDGVASFESIRRQYEKKFLPQKLEASHLQGFLSRLHEAGLILADALGQGEILLERQTQKQQQARRARWMNPLAIRFRGVDPHRLLTWLQPVAALCFTPWFLLATLLLLLSAVTLVFTHFDAVVAQLPEFTTFFEAKNLVLLGVSLALVKILHELGHALACRHFGGECREMGVMLLAFIPCLYVNVSDAWTMPQKWHRIIVSSAGILVELIISSLCVFLWWFTYPGLFHSLCLNIVFVCSVSTLLLNGNPLLRYDGYYILLDLVEVPNLRQRAQTIVSNRVHHFFFGHKADTLLREPRRLRRFLFAYGVASAIYRWLVVFLIVTVCYYVLEPYGLEIIAQVLGAFVFLGMLIVPVKSGIKEIQTYANAGRIDGGRFVRRGALVILILMGLLLIPFPHRISAPALIELQDAKHVYVTSPGFVASIASPQTVVEPGALIARLQNDQINLEILKLKGQISEQQIRITTLKTRQVDDPEAARELPTAEEQLTDLKDQLAQRLTDQRRLTLTAPVGGTLIPAPRTPAPADAAELPEWVGSPFDADNQHCFLKRGTWLCSLGNPRALQASLIVDQEDVEYVQAGQTVRILLDEYPDQVITGTIDDIAEIDLEDLHPNLIHREEVITEVDAEGKRRLSSTSYLVRVKLDVTDEQPVIHASGQAKIVVAPESLGKKTYRGLRKTFRLLQ; this is translated from the coding sequence ATGTCTATCGGCGCCCAGAACTATTCGAACCAGCCACTGCATCTGCGGATGCGGGCCGACCTGCAGGTGCAGCCGCTTCAGTTTGGTGGTAAGACGTACTGGGGCATCAAGGATCCGTTTTCGCTCCAGTACTATCAGCTCAGGGACGAGGAATACTTCATCCTGAAACAGCTGGACGGCGTGGCTTCATTCGAAAGTATCCGCAGGCAGTACGAAAAAAAGTTCCTGCCTCAGAAACTGGAAGCCTCACACCTGCAGGGCTTTTTATCGCGACTGCACGAAGCGGGACTGATTCTGGCCGATGCCCTCGGCCAGGGTGAAATTCTGCTGGAACGTCAGACTCAGAAACAGCAACAGGCCCGGCGGGCCCGCTGGATGAATCCGCTGGCCATTCGCTTCCGGGGCGTTGACCCACATCGACTGCTGACCTGGCTGCAGCCGGTCGCGGCACTCTGTTTTACTCCCTGGTTTCTGCTGGCGACGCTGCTGCTGTTGCTCTCAGCGGTAACGCTCGTCTTCACACACTTCGATGCTGTAGTCGCCCAACTGCCCGAGTTCACCACCTTTTTTGAGGCGAAGAACCTGGTTCTGCTCGGGGTCAGTCTGGCGCTGGTCAAGATCCTGCACGAACTGGGTCACGCGCTCGCCTGCCGTCACTTTGGTGGGGAGTGTCGCGAAATGGGCGTCATGCTGCTGGCCTTCATCCCCTGCCTGTACGTCAACGTCAGCGATGCGTGGACGATGCCGCAGAAGTGGCACCGGATCATCGTAAGCTCGGCGGGCATCCTCGTAGAACTGATTATCTCGTCGCTCTGTGTCTTTCTCTGGTGGTTTACGTATCCCGGCCTGTTTCATTCGCTCTGCCTGAATATTGTCTTCGTCTGCTCGGTGAGCACGCTGCTACTCAACGGTAATCCGCTGCTCCGCTACGATGGCTACTACATCCTGCTGGACCTGGTCGAAGTTCCGAACCTGAGACAGCGGGCTCAGACCATTGTTTCCAACCGCGTGCATCATTTTTTCTTCGGACACAAAGCTGACACCCTGCTCCGCGAACCCCGTCGGCTGCGGCGTTTTCTGTTTGCCTACGGCGTCGCCTCGGCGATTTACCGCTGGCTGGTTGTGTTTCTGATTGTGACCGTCTGTTATTATGTACTGGAACCCTACGGCCTGGAGATCATCGCGCAGGTCCTGGGAGCCTTTGTCTTTTTGGGAATGCTGATCGTGCCCGTCAAATCCGGAATCAAGGAAATTCAGACTTACGCGAACGCAGGCCGCATCGACGGTGGTCGCTTTGTCCGGCGTGGGGCACTGGTCATCCTGATCCTGATGGGGCTGCTGCTGATTCCCTTCCCGCACCGCATCTCCGCTCCGGCGCTGATTGAACTACAGGACGCAAAGCACGTCTATGTCACGTCCCCGGGGTTTGTCGCTTCCATCGCCAGCCCTCAAACCGTGGTTGAACCGGGGGCCCTCATTGCCCGCCTGCAGAACGATCAGATCAATCTGGAAATTCTCAAGCTCAAAGGACAGATCAGCGAACAGCAGATTCGCATCACCACGCTCAAGACGCGCCAGGTCGACGATCCCGAGGCCGCCCGCGAACTGCCCACCGCCGAGGAACAGCTGACCGATCTCAAGGACCAGCTCGCACAACGGCTGACCGATCAACGTCGGCTCACCCTGACTGCCCCCGTGGGAGGGACCTTGATTCCCGCGCCGCGTACACCCGCACCTGCCGATGCAGCAGAGTTGCCTGAATGGGTCGGCTCTCCCTTCGATGCGGATAACCAGCACTGCTTTCTGAAGCGGGGGACCTGGCTCTGTTCGCTGGGAAATCCCCGGGCGCTGCAGGCCAGCCTGATTGTGGATCAGGAGGACGTCGAGTATGTGCAGGCGGGGCAGACCGTGCGAATCCTGCTCGACGAATATCCGGATCAGGTCATCACAGGCACGATCGACGACATCGCGGAGATCGACCTCGAAGATCTGCACCCCAACCTGATTCACCGGGAAGAGGTGATTACTGAAGTCGATGCCGAGGGCAAGCGGCGGCTCAGCAGCACTTCCTACCTGGTGCGGGTCAAACTGGATGTGACAGACGAACAACCCGTGATTCACGCTTCCGGACAGGCCAAAATCGTGGTTGCCCCGGAATCCCTGGGAAAAAAAACTTATCGCGGTCTGCGCAAGACCTTTCGGTTACTGCAATAA
- a CDS encoding D-alanine--D-alanine ligase family protein, whose protein sequence is MSHSPAQPSTPLNIVVLAGGESAESDISLKSGENVSRALTARGHQVVTVDPSLVDLETYDWSTCDVVFLALHGTYGEDGTIQATLERLGVPYSGCDAPTSKLAFSKSASKERFIQQNVSTPSYVLIHESDDAQRIEQHARSMGYPLVVKPDAQGSSLGVTIVKSPEELPQALTRCFHYDSFGILESAIAGTEWTVSLVDDDVLPLIQIETPHEFFDYEAKYLEDSTQYHFEFQQPTNVIQSIIKTGVGACQALGTSGIVRVDILLDRFQQPWVLEVNTIPGFTDHSLVPKAAAQAGLDFGELCERVLLSRLAKATTRPQN, encoded by the coding sequence ATGAGCCATTCACCAGCACAACCCTCGACCCCTTTAAACATTGTGGTACTTGCCGGCGGGGAATCTGCCGAAAGTGACATCAGCCTGAAGAGTGGCGAGAACGTGTCGCGCGCGTTGACTGCGCGAGGACATCAGGTGGTGACGGTCGATCCTTCCCTGGTCGATCTGGAAACGTATGACTGGTCAACCTGCGACGTCGTGTTCCTGGCATTGCACGGAACCTACGGCGAAGACGGCACCATCCAGGCCACACTCGAACGCTTAGGTGTTCCGTACTCGGGTTGCGATGCTCCCACTTCCAAGCTGGCCTTCAGCAAGTCGGCCTCCAAGGAACGTTTCATTCAGCAGAATGTGAGCACGCCTTCCTACGTATTGATTCACGAATCAGACGATGCCCAGCGAATCGAACAGCATGCCCGCAGCATGGGTTATCCACTGGTGGTCAAGCCGGACGCTCAAGGGTCGAGCCTCGGGGTGACGATTGTCAAATCGCCCGAAGAACTGCCGCAGGCACTGACCCGTTGTTTTCATTATGACTCCTTCGGCATTCTGGAGTCAGCGATCGCGGGTACGGAATGGACCGTCAGCCTCGTGGATGACGATGTGCTGCCTTTGATTCAGATCGAAACGCCGCACGAATTCTTCGACTACGAAGCCAAGTATCTGGAAGACTCGACTCAGTATCACTTCGAGTTCCAGCAGCCCACGAACGTGATTCAGTCGATCATTAAAACGGGCGTCGGTGCCTGCCAGGCACTGGGAACGAGCGGCATCGTACGGGTCGATATCCTGCTGGATCGCTTTCAGCAGCCCTGGGTACTGGAAGTGAATACCATTCCCGGCTTCACCGACCATTCGCTGGTCCCCAAAGCGGCCGCTCAGGCGGGTCTCGACTTTGGCGAATTGTGCGAACGGGTCCTGCTCAGCCGCCTGGCGAAAGCCACTACCCGCCCGCAAAACTGA
- a CDS encoding efflux RND transporter periplasmic adaptor subunit, with translation MNRLCASICLFTTLAGLQIATPLALSADERAASDAPLRIDSVLVTVIEQVEVPAREVGQLTNLRVREGMTIERGALLAQIEDSEARLLLKQAQLEYETARLKAENDVDLRFARKSHEVANAELQRAKDSIQKYPKSISKTELDRLQLTAEKAELEIEQATEEAKTAQLEAKLKQNAEEIAALAVEKRKVVSPIDGMVVQIMTRTGEWVRPGETVMRLLKLDRLRAEGLINVSLLQERDLKDRPVVLLVNPGTKQEQKFQGKISFVSPEINAVNNQTRVWADIENPDLKLKPGMRASLIIQ, from the coding sequence ATGAACCGGTTGTGTGCCTCAATCTGTTTGTTCACCACCCTGGCTGGTCTGCAGATCGCCACGCCGCTGGCTCTGTCGGCGGATGAGCGTGCAGCGTCGGACGCACCCCTGCGCATCGACTCGGTGCTGGTGACCGTCATCGAGCAGGTCGAAGTCCCCGCGCGGGAAGTCGGGCAGTTGACCAACCTCAGAGTCCGGGAAGGCATGACCATCGAACGGGGCGCCCTGCTGGCCCAGATTGAAGACTCCGAAGCCCGGCTGCTGCTCAAGCAGGCACAACTGGAATATGAAACCGCGCGGCTCAAAGCGGAGAATGACGTCGATCTCCGGTTCGCCCGTAAATCGCATGAAGTGGCGAACGCGGAACTGCAGCGAGCCAAAGATTCAATCCAGAAATACCCGAAGAGTATCTCTAAAACCGAACTGGACCGTCTGCAGTTGACCGCAGAGAAAGCGGAGCTGGAAATCGAACAGGCAACCGAAGAGGCGAAGACCGCCCAACTGGAAGCAAAACTGAAACAGAATGCAGAAGAGATCGCGGCTTTAGCTGTGGAGAAACGGAAAGTGGTTTCCCCGATTGACGGGATGGTGGTGCAGATCATGACCCGGACCGGAGAATGGGTGCGTCCGGGTGAGACGGTGATGCGGTTACTGAAACTCGATCGTCTGCGGGCTGAAGGCTTGATCAACGTGTCACTGCTGCAGGAGCGGGATCTAAAAGACCGTCCCGTGGTGCTGCTGGTCAACCCGGGTACGAAACAAGAGCAGAAGTTCCAGGGCAAAATTTCATTCGTCAGTCCCGAGATCAATGCGGTCAATAACCAGACCCGTGTCTGGGCCGACATTGAAAACCCGGACCTCAAACTGAAACCGGGCATGCGTGCCTCGCTGATCATTCAATAA
- a CDS encoding SGNH/GDSL hydrolase family protein, with protein MNQTGDPQPEPRPAQPKSRHPVLFRTLAVLLGLIFIGLLEGGLRLGGVQPLPHSQDPFISFSEDSTLFVKNADGTTYQTSADRSDFFRPQQFPVNKGKNTYRVFVLGGSTVQGRPYAVETSFTNWLKINLQAADPARNFEVVNCGGVSYASYRLVPILREALRYEPDLFIVYSGHNEFLEDRSYSRLKHQPELLLQTESALLDLRLASVIQSLLPDSHQRTQTTEKSENVLETDVNALLDFQQGLEQYHRDPEHRRAIMAHYEFNMRQMILLAHQADVPLLLVNPVSNLKNCIPFKSEFASRLTAAERDEVNALWKSADECSWDEAEQKMSYWQQALSIDDTHASLVYSVGKTCEYLKRYDDARSWFIKAKEEDICPLRMLEPMHETLFRLAQQYDVPIIDARKLFEQKSPDGIPGSELLVDHVHPSIEGHQLIADAIYETMCALQFLSSPPDWRTTRDRLRQEQLESLNQEYFLRGAKRLSRLQGWARGQSTLAPPGTTQTHTK; from the coding sequence ATGAACCAGACAGGCGATCCACAACCCGAACCGCGTCCCGCGCAGCCAAAGTCTCGGCACCCCGTGCTGTTTCGCACGCTGGCAGTGCTATTGGGGCTCATCTTCATCGGTCTGCTGGAAGGGGGGCTCCGCCTGGGTGGCGTTCAGCCACTGCCGCACAGCCAGGATCCTTTCATTTCATTCAGCGAAGACTCCACCCTGTTTGTCAAAAACGCTGATGGGACGACATACCAGACCTCCGCCGACCGCAGCGATTTCTTCCGTCCGCAGCAGTTCCCGGTCAACAAAGGGAAAAACACCTACCGCGTGTTCGTCCTCGGCGGATCGACTGTGCAGGGACGTCCGTATGCCGTCGAGACCTCATTTACCAACTGGTTGAAAATTAATCTGCAGGCCGCGGACCCCGCGCGGAATTTTGAAGTCGTGAACTGTGGTGGCGTCTCGTATGCCAGCTATCGCCTGGTGCCCATCCTGCGGGAAGCGTTGCGCTACGAACCCGATCTGTTCATCGTCTACAGCGGACACAATGAATTTCTGGAAGACCGTTCTTACTCCCGCCTGAAACATCAGCCCGAACTGCTGCTGCAGACCGAGAGTGCCCTGCTGGACCTGCGCCTGGCATCGGTGATTCAAAGCCTGCTTCCCGACTCACATCAGAGAACGCAGACAACGGAAAAATCAGAAAACGTGCTCGAAACCGATGTCAACGCGCTGCTCGACTTTCAGCAGGGACTGGAACAGTACCACCGCGATCCGGAACATCGCCGGGCCATCATGGCCCACTATGAATTCAACATGCGTCAGATGATTCTGCTGGCGCATCAGGCCGACGTTCCGCTGCTGCTGGTCAATCCGGTGAGCAATCTGAAAAACTGCATTCCCTTTAAAAGCGAATTTGCTTCCCGCCTCACCGCAGCTGAGCGCGATGAGGTGAATGCCCTCTGGAAGTCCGCCGACGAATGCAGCTGGGACGAGGCAGAGCAGAAAATGAGCTACTGGCAACAGGCTCTGAGTATAGACGACACACACGCCAGCCTGGTGTATAGCGTGGGAAAAACCTGTGAATACCTGAAACGGTACGACGACGCACGCAGCTGGTTCATCAAGGCCAAAGAGGAAGACATCTGCCCGCTCCGCATGCTCGAACCGATGCACGAGACTCTCTTCCGACTGGCGCAACAGTACGATGTCCCCATCATCGATGCCCGCAAATTGTTCGAACAGAAAAGTCCAGACGGTATTCCCGGCAGCGAACTGCTCGTCGATCATGTACATCCCAGTATCGAAGGCCACCAGCTGATCGCCGACGCGATCTATGAAACCATGTGCGCCCTGCAGTTCCTCTCCTCCCCTCCCGACTGGCGGACCACGCGTGACCGGTTGCGACAGGAACAACTGGAGTCACTCAACCAGGAATATTTTCTGCGTGGCGCGAAGCGACTCAGTCGTCTACAGGGCTGGGCCCGCGGCCAAAGCACGCTCGCTCCGCCCGGCACGACGCAAACCCATACAAAATGA
- a CDS encoding DUF7133 domain-containing protein yields MVKYIFTLLTLLCLTSVLTANNAYAESEDDYYRIVSIMTPKAQTESRSQNWKPAPGDLVLEVSGIAVLDDQRIAVVIRKGEIWILDGVYDEPPKNVTYKRFATALHEPLGLIWKDGAFYTVQRSELTRIRDTDGDGTADEYLTVAKGWGVTGHYHEYAYGPKLDHEGNLWLTLNIGLGLKKEHKARAVKDPTLGFAQGRWRGWGMKVTPDGELVPVCAGMRSPAGIGVNRAGDVFYTDQQGNWVATNTLHHMRKGAFFHHVEALASMGLPGSPIQGVKEIPNGLPFPEAIKQMPQLKPPAVWFPYKKAGQSTTDVMLDNSGGKFGPFDGQFFVGEFTQAAINRVFLEQVDGEYQGACFPFREGFASAVLRLAQGTDGSVFVGLTNRGWSSLGTASYGLQRLVWTGKTPFEIKEMRAKPDGFELVFTQPVDLKTAMDPRSYLMKSYTYTYHSSYGSDEILNRELPIEQITVSEDGTRVHLKVNGLRELYVHELVAAGVKNKAGQSLLHPQAYYTLNKIPKK; encoded by the coding sequence ATGGTAAAATACATTTTCACCCTGCTCACGCTGCTCTGTCTGACCAGCGTCCTGACGGCAAACAACGCGTATGCGGAGAGTGAAGACGATTATTACCGCATCGTCTCCATCATGACCCCCAAAGCGCAGACCGAGTCGCGTTCACAGAACTGGAAGCCGGCCCCCGGTGATCTGGTGCTGGAAGTCAGCGGCATCGCGGTCCTCGACGATCAGCGTATCGCGGTCGTCATCCGCAAGGGGGAGATCTGGATTCTGGACGGCGTCTATGACGAGCCACCGAAAAACGTGACCTACAAACGGTTCGCCACCGCCCTGCATGAGCCATTGGGACTGATCTGGAAAGACGGTGCGTTCTATACGGTGCAGCGGAGCGAGCTGACGCGGATTCGCGATACCGACGGCGATGGAACCGCCGATGAATATCTGACCGTCGCCAAAGGCTGGGGCGTCACCGGGCACTACCACGAATATGCTTACGGACCGAAGCTCGATCACGAGGGCAACCTGTGGCTGACACTCAATATCGGACTGGGACTGAAAAAAGAACACAAGGCCCGGGCCGTCAAAGATCCAACGCTCGGCTTTGCCCAGGGACGCTGGCGCGGGTGGGGGATGAAAGTCACACCCGACGGAGAACTGGTTCCCGTCTGTGCCGGCATGCGTTCGCCTGCGGGGATCGGCGTGAACCGGGCCGGCGATGTGTTCTACACCGATCAACAGGGGAACTGGGTCGCCACGAATACGCTGCATCACATGCGCAAAGGGGCCTTCTTTCATCACGTGGAAGCACTCGCCTCGATGGGACTCCCGGGCTCACCCATTCAGGGTGTGAAAGAGATTCCTAACGGCCTCCCCTTCCCCGAGGCGATCAAACAAATGCCGCAACTCAAACCACCGGCGGTCTGGTTTCCTTACAAAAAAGCGGGGCAGTCCACAACCGACGTGATGCTCGATAACAGTGGCGGCAAGTTTGGCCCGTTCGACGGTCAGTTTTTTGTCGGCGAATTCACTCAGGCCGCCATCAATCGCGTCTTCCTGGAACAGGTCGACGGAGAATACCAGGGCGCCTGCTTCCCCTTCCGGGAAGGCTTCGCTTCTGCGGTCCTGCGTCTGGCACAGGGAACCGATGGCAGCGTGTTTGTCGGTCTGACCAACCGGGGCTGGAGCAGTCTCGGGACGGCGTCCTATGGTTTACAGCGTCTGGTCTGGACGGGTAAGACGCCCTTTGAGATCAAAGAGATGCGGGCGAAACCCGATGGTTTTGAGCTGGTCTTCACGCAACCCGTCGATCTGAAAACCGCGATGGATCCCCGGTCGTATCTGATGAAAAGTTACACCTACACTTACCATTCATCCTACGGCAGCGATGAGATTCTGAACCGGGAACTCCCCATTGAACAGATCACGGTCTCGGAGGATGGCACCCGGGTCCACCTCAAAGTGAACGGCCTGCGGGAGCTGTATGTGCACGAACTGGTTGCCGCTGGTGTGAAGAACAAAGCCGGTCAGTCACTGCTGCATCCACAGGCTTACTATACGCTCAATAAGATTCCGAAAAAGTAA
- a CDS encoding peptidase: MTQRSTACSTHIDSRRTFLKTAGAAVAGSFFAPAILGADDKAGTKPPLVGEDAFQYEVTHGWGGTPKHIKWGETHGVCVDEAGLIYIKHRSRAKTPLDAIVVFDADGKFVRSFGKEYHGGGHGIDVRKEGNEEFLYLSDVKHGIVAKTSLTGEVVWKIGRPAAPAHYQDAKQRYSPTNIAFAPDGGFYVGDGYGSHYIHKYTSDGKPEFFWGGSGTEAGKMKTPHGMWLDTRDGTPKIAVCDRANHRLQYFSLDGKHLGFVNTVSFPADIDIQGDIMLVSDLHARVTLFDKQNQVITHLGYDQDWTNRVLDGFKIRTQPEQWEAGRFVHPHDACFDQAGNIFVTEWVSTGRISKLKKVS, from the coding sequence ATGACTCAACGTTCCACCGCTTGTTCTACTCACATTGATTCCCGCCGCACATTTTTGAAAACCGCAGGGGCCGCGGTTGCCGGCAGTTTTTTTGCTCCCGCGATTCTGGGGGCTGACGACAAAGCAGGCACTAAGCCGCCGCTTGTCGGAGAAGACGCGTTTCAGTATGAAGTCACGCACGGGTGGGGCGGAACGCCCAAGCACATCAAGTGGGGTGAGACGCACGGCGTCTGTGTCGACGAGGCCGGTCTGATTTATATCAAACATCGCTCCCGCGCGAAGACGCCCCTGGATGCCATCGTGGTGTTTGACGCCGATGGGAAATTCGTCCGCTCTTTCGGAAAGGAATATCACGGCGGCGGTCACGGCATTGATGTCCGTAAGGAAGGCAACGAGGAATTCCTGTATCTCTCCGATGTGAAGCACGGCATCGTCGCCAAAACCAGTCTCACAGGGGAAGTTGTCTGGAAGATTGGACGACCCGCTGCGCCCGCGCATTATCAGGACGCCAAACAACGCTACAGTCCCACCAACATTGCCTTCGCCCCCGATGGGGGATTTTATGTCGGCGATGGTTACGGCTCCCACTATATTCACAAATACACGAGCGACGGGAAGCCCGAGTTTTTCTGGGGAGGCAGCGGGACCGAAGCGGGCAAAATGAAAACGCCGCACGGCATGTGGCTCGACACCCGCGATGGCACACCTAAGATCGCCGTCTGTGACCGGGCCAATCACCGACTCCAGTATTTCAGCCTGGATGGTAAACACCTGGGCTTTGTCAACACGGTCAGTTTCCCTGCAGACATCGACATCCAGGGAGACATCATGCTGGTCTCCGATCTGCATGCCCGGGTGACCCTGTTCGATAAACAGAACCAGGTAATCACTCACCTGGGCTACGATCAGGACTGGACGAACCGCGTGCTGGATGGTTTTAAGATTCGCACGCAGCCCGAGCAGTGGGAAGCCGGTCGCTTCGTGCATCCTCACGATGCCTGCTTCGATCAGGCGGGTAACATTTTTGTCACCGAATGGGTCTCGACGGGCCGTATCAGCAAACTCAAGAAAGTCAGCTGA